AGGCGAGATGGGATTCGCGGGCATATCCTCGCGCTTGGGCAGGGTAGGGGTGTCGCCATAGGCGGAAGAAGACGCCGCGTAGACCACGCGCCGCACCTTGGCGGCGCGCGCCGCCACCAGCAAGTTGAGCGTCGCGTCCACGTTGTGGCGGTTGGTCTCGACCGGGTCGGCCACCGAGCGCGGCACCGAAGGCAGGGCAGCCTGGTGCAGCACGTAATCCACGCCGCGGCAGGCTTCGGCGGCGGCGGCGGGATCGCAGAGGTCGGCCTCCCGGAACTCCATCTTGTCGAGGAGGGCGGCGATGTTCTCCCGCTTGCCGGTGAGCAGGTTGTCGATGCCGCGCACCGTGTCGCCGCGCTCCAGCAGCGCGCGCGCCAGAGCCGAGCCGATAAAGCCCGCGACCCCCGTTACCAGGTAGGTTCCCATAAGGCAGTCCAACACGATACCACGGGGGCTTGTGACAGCCCCTGGTGACGCCGGTCACAGCGCAATCCAGCCCACGCGCTAGGCTATAATCTGGAGCTAATTATGAAAGCCACACAGACCGAATTGCGACTGGCCCGGCGCATGGCGCGCCTGGGCACGGAAACCGCCTTCGAAGTCTTGGTCAAGGCGCGGGCCCTGGAAGCCAAGGGCAAAGACATCGTCCATCTGGAGATCGGGGAGCCCGACTTCGATACCCCCTCCAACGTGATCGAGGCCGCCACCGAGGCCCTGCACAAGGGCTGGACCCACTACGGTCCCTCGGCGGGACTGCCACCACTGCGCGAGGCCATCGCCAAGTACGTCTCGGACACGCGCCACGTCAAGGTGACGCCCGACGAGGTGGTCGTGGTCCCCGGCGGCAAGCCCATCATTTTCTTC
This region of Terriglobales bacterium genomic DNA includes:
- a CDS encoding NAD-dependent epimerase/dehydratase family protein codes for the protein MGTYLVTGVAGFIGSALARALLERGDTVRGIDNLLTGKRENIAALLDKMEFREADLCDPAAAAEACRGVDYVLHQAALPSVPRSVADPVETNRHNVDATLNLLVAARAAKVRRVVYAASSSAYGDTPTLPKREDMPANPISP